In the genome of Arthrobacter alpinus, the window GCGATGGCCGGTGCGCCAGCGCGCCGGCCCCGCAGCCTGCCTAGCCGAACACCAGCGTGGCGATCGTGAAGATGGCCAGGCCGGCGAGGGAGCCCACCACGGTGCCGTTGATTCGGATGAACTGCAGGTCCTTACCCACCTGCAGTTCAATTTTCTGCGAAGTTTCCTCTGCATCCCAACGCTCAACAGTCTCGGTGATCAGCGACGTGATCTCGTGCTTGTAGGTGCCCACCAGGTAGGCGGCGGCGTTGGAGATCCATTGGTTGGCTTTCTCCGCCAGTTCGGTGTCTTCCACGAGGCGGGTGCCGAAGTCCTGCACGGCCGCGGCAAATTTGAGGCGAAGCTCGGAATTTGGGTCCTCGGCTGCATCTGTCAGGGCTGATTTGATGGTTTCCCAAGTGCGCCCGGCCAATTCTCGGACCTCGGGATCACCCAAAACCTGGGCCTTGATGGATTCCGCCTTGGCGATCATGGCCGGATCGTGCTGCAGTTCCTGGGCCAAATCCTTGAGATAGCCATCCAGCTGGAGGCGGACCTCGTGGCGGGGATCGTCCTGCACAGCGCGGGCAAACTTATAGATTTCGGTATAGATCTTGTCGCCAACCAGGCCGTCCACAAATTGCGGAACCCAACCAGGGGAGCGGTCGGAAACCAGCCCGGAAATGGTTGAGTGGTTGGTCCGGATCCACGTTGTGGACCTGTCAACCAAAAGATCCACCAAGGCGTGATGGTGACCTTCGGCGAAGATTCGCTCGGCCAGCTTGCCAATGGGCGGGCCCCACGGCGGCTCAAGCACATGTTTACGCACCATCGACTCGATAACGTCCTTGACGTCGTCGTCCTTTAACACCTCAATGGCACCGCGCAGGGCGGCGGCACCCTCGGTTGCCACACGTTGGGCGCTGGCTGGTTTGGAGAGCCAGGCCCCAACTTTTTGGGCAATCCGGGTGGTGGCCAACTTCTGCGAGACAACTTCCTCGGAGAGGAAGTTGGTTTCCACGAAATCGCCCAGAGATGCACCAATCTCATCCTTGCGATTAGGGATGATGGCCGTGTGGGGGATCTTCAAGCCCATGGGGTACTTGAACAGTGCAGTGACGGCAAACCAGTCAGCCAGCGCGCCAACCATGCCGCCTTCGGCCGCCGCACGAACATAAGTCAGCCACGGGTAGTGCTCCTGAAAGGCAAACGCAAAGCAGAACACCACCGCCATGAACACCAGCAGGCCCAGTGCGATGTTTTTCATCCGTTTCAGGGCCGCAGCCTTTTCCGCATCGGGATGTTCAGTGGGAGGCACCGGGGTGCCCTGTGGATCTAACCGAAGTGTCTGCGCCATGAAGTAAGCGTAGCGTGGAGCCATGACCGTTCAGATTTACGCCCACCGAGGATCAAGCGCCGACTTTGCCGAGCACACCCGAGCCGCCTATCTTCAGGCCCTGGGCGACGGCGCCGACGGGGTTGAATGCGATCTCCACCTCACCGCCGACGGTGAACTCGTCTTGCTCCACGACGACGACGTGGGCCGGACCTCCAACGGAACCGGTCCAGTGGCAGAGATGACCTTGGCGGAACTGCGTGAGCTGGACTTCAGTTCCTGGCACGGCGTGGAAATCCCCGCGAGCTACGGCTCCGCGGCGGCCCAATTGCTCACCCTGACGGAGCTGCTGGAAATTCTGTCGGGCGCAGGCAGGGTGCTTGGGCTGGCCATTGAGTTCAAGTACGGGGCTTCCTTTAGTCCGCAGGTGATCGAGAAGACGCTGGAGACACTTCGCAGTCACGGCTGGACACCGGAGGATTCCAAGGCCTCGAATGTGTTGGTTTCCTTCATGAGCTTCCACCCGGCGGCCGTGAAGTATTTGTCCAAACAGCTTCCTCCCGACCACATCTGCCAGCTTCTGGAAGATGTGGGCGTTGAGGACATCAAGGATGAACTGGAGGTAGGCCCCATTGCCGGCCACACTGTCGCATTCCTGATGCGGCGCGCCATGGCTGAGGGGGAGGCGCTGGTGGATGACGGCG includes:
- a CDS encoding DUF445 domain-containing protein, whose product is MAQTLRLDPQGTPVPPTEHPDAEKAAALKRMKNIALGLLVFMAVVFCFAFAFQEHYPWLTYVRAAAEGGMVGALADWFAVTALFKYPMGLKIPHTAIIPNRKDEIGASLGDFVETNFLSEEVVSQKLATTRIAQKVGAWLSKPASAQRVATEGAAALRGAIEVLKDDDVKDVIESMVRKHVLEPPWGPPIGKLAERIFAEGHHHALVDLLVDRSTTWIRTNHSTISGLVSDRSPGWVPQFVDGLVGDKIYTEIYKFARAVQDDPRHEVRLQLDGYLKDLAQELQHDPAMIAKAESIKAQVLGDPEVRELAGRTWETIKSALTDAAEDPNSELRLKFAAAVQDFGTRLVEDTELAEKANQWISNAAAYLVGTYKHEITSLITETVERWDAEETSQKIELQVGKDLQFIRINGTVVGSLAGLAIFTIATLVFG
- a CDS encoding glycerophosphodiester phosphodiesterase — encoded protein: MTVQIYAHRGSSADFAEHTRAAYLQALGDGADGVECDLHLTADGELVLLHDDDVGRTSNGTGPVAEMTLAELRELDFSSWHGVEIPASYGSAAAQLLTLTELLEILSGAGRVLGLAIEFKYGASFSPQVIEKTLETLRSHGWTPEDSKASNVLVSFMSFHPAAVKYLSKQLPPDHICQLLEDVGVEDIKDELEVGPIAGHTVAFLMRRAMAEGEALVDDGVAHLAGPGVDYLRANPDNAANWVKNGRVLRVWTVDTPEDLNLCLAAGVTQVTTNKPREIRALLAGSQPSLRMVDASGAQA